From the Paenibacillus sp. genome, one window contains:
- a CDS encoding TAXI family TRAP transporter solute-binding subunit, which yields MKRYKKAVLVLMVSAFGALAACSGGGGSGGSSDPSSLSIATGGASGTYYPLGGGMAQIFTDNVVNTTAEVTGASVENMQLIKNGDVDLAFVQSDIADYASKGILMFSESGAVENLNAVASLYNETVQVVVAADSDIQSFEDLKGKRVSIGAPGSGVEANALQLLEIHGMSEADLGQVQRLSFGDSTSYIQDGTLDAAFVTAGTPTSAVTELAATKGVRVLNIADDKIAALIEKYPYYAEQTIEGGTYTGFEETVKTVAVKAQLVVRSELSEDLVYNLTKSLFENLDAMAAVHAKGGEIKAEGALEGVSLTVHPGAAKYFKEAGIQ from the coding sequence ATGAAGCGTTACAAAAAGGCGGTCTTAGTACTTATGGTTTCGGCGTTCGGCGCGCTCGCGGCATGCTCCGGCGGCGGCGGCAGCGGCGGCAGCAGCGATCCGAGCTCGCTCAGCATCGCGACGGGCGGCGCATCGGGCACGTATTACCCGCTCGGCGGCGGCATGGCGCAAATTTTCACGGACAATGTCGTCAATACGACGGCGGAAGTGACGGGCGCCTCGGTCGAGAACATGCAGCTGATTAAAAACGGCGACGTCGACCTCGCATTCGTGCAAAGCGATATCGCGGATTACGCCTCCAAAGGCATTCTCATGTTCTCGGAAAGCGGCGCGGTCGAAAACTTGAACGCGGTCGCTTCGTTGTACAACGAGACGGTGCAGGTCGTCGTCGCGGCGGACAGCGATATTCAAAGCTTCGAAGATTTGAAAGGCAAACGCGTCTCCATCGGCGCGCCGGGCAGCGGCGTCGAAGCGAACGCGCTCCAGCTTCTCGAAATTCACGGCATGAGCGAAGCCGATCTCGGCCAAGTGCAGCGTCTGTCGTTCGGCGACTCGACGAGCTACATCCAAGACGGCACCCTCGACGCCGCGTTCGTCACGGCCGGCACCCCGACGTCCGCCGTCACCGAGCTCGCGGCAACGAAGGGCGTACGCGTGCTGAACATCGCGGACGACAAGATCGCGGCGTTGATCGAGAAGTATCCGTATTACGCGGAGCAGACGATCGAAGGCGGCACGTACACGGGCTTCGAGGAAACGGTGAAAACCGTAGCGGTGAAAGCGCAGCTCGTCGTTCGTTCGGAGTTGAGCGAAGATCTCGTATACAACCTGACGAAATCGCTGTTCGAGAACCTGGACGCGATGGCGGCCGTCCACGCGAAGGGCGGCGAAATCAAGGCGGAGGGCGCGCTGGAAGGCGTCAGCCTGACGGTTCACCCGGGCGCCGCGAAATATTTCAAAGAAGCGGGAATTCAGTAA
- a CDS encoding hemolysin family protein, whose amino-acid sequence MFTAFIILILLIVLNAFFAASEIALISLNDNKVKTMAEEGHKKAKLLQHLLSEPSRFLATIQIGITLAGFMASAFAADQFSGPFADLLYEAGVPLPIRTLDAIAVVFITIVLSYFTLVFGELVPKRLGMNKAEPIAMFAAVPLTLLLKVSAPFVKLLTVSTNSLVRLFGVDPNAQKEQVTEEEIRMMVDIGKENGAIQENEKIMINNIFELDNKTVSDIMTHRRYVVGLSVDTPLREAAELINREKFTRFPVYDENIDSIVGILHVKDLFQYIGAELVEPVELSRLMRKPFYVPESKRTDELLKEMQTNKIHLAVVVDEYGGTAGIVTIEDLLEEIVGNIYDEHDEVEKEIEKIDESTYVVNGTTSLRTVRELFDIDVPLDEYDTLSGWIIGELGKIPQTHEEVSFSCGGVEFTVSQVDEMRIAKVTVRRLPQIQHS is encoded by the coding sequence TTGTTCACCGCATTCATTATTCTAATCTTGCTGATCGTACTGAATGCTTTCTTCGCCGCTTCGGAAATCGCGCTCATTTCGCTCAACGACAACAAAGTCAAGACGATGGCCGAAGAGGGACATAAGAAAGCAAAGCTGCTGCAGCATCTACTTAGTGAACCGAGCCGTTTTTTAGCCACGATCCAAATCGGCATTACGCTTGCCGGCTTTATGGCCAGTGCGTTTGCCGCGGACCAGTTCTCCGGACCTTTCGCAGACTTGTTGTACGAGGCAGGGGTTCCGCTGCCGATCCGAACGCTGGACGCGATCGCCGTCGTATTCATTACGATCGTATTATCGTATTTTACGCTCGTGTTCGGCGAGCTCGTTCCGAAAAGGCTCGGCATGAACAAAGCCGAACCGATCGCGATGTTCGCCGCCGTGCCGCTGACGCTGCTGCTCAAGGTTTCCGCTCCGTTCGTGAAACTGTTGACCGTCTCGACGAATTCGCTCGTAAGGCTGTTCGGGGTCGACCCGAATGCGCAAAAGGAGCAGGTGACCGAGGAAGAGATTCGCATGATGGTCGATATCGGGAAAGAGAACGGCGCAATCCAGGAAAACGAAAAGATCATGATCAACAACATTTTCGAACTGGATAACAAAACGGTTTCCGACATTATGACGCATCGCCGTTACGTCGTCGGCTTGTCGGTCGACACGCCGCTTCGCGAAGCGGCCGAGCTCATCAATCGGGAGAAGTTTACGAGGTTTCCCGTGTATGACGAAAATATCGACAGCATCGTGGGGATCTTGCACGTGAAAGACTTGTTCCAGTACATCGGAGCGGAACTCGTCGAACCGGTGGAGCTTTCTCGGCTCATGCGCAAGCCGTTTTACGTTCCCGAAAGCAAGCGCACCGACGAGCTTTTGAAAGAAATGCAGACCAATAAAATTCACTTGGCCGTCGTCGTGGACGAGTACGGAGGCACGGCCGGCATCGTGACGATCGAGGATTTGCTCGAAGAGATCGTCGGCAATATTTACGACGAACACGACGAAGTGGAGAAAGAGATCGAGAAAATCGACGAGTCGACGTACGTCGTGAACGGAACGACGAGCTTGCGCACCGTGCGAGAACTGTTCGACATCGATGTGCCGTTAGACGAATACGATACGCTGAGCGGATGGATCATTGGGGAGTTGGGAAAAATACCCCAGACGCACGAAGAGGTATCCTTCTCTTGCGGCGGCGTCGAATTTACCGTGTCCCAAGTCGACGAAATGCGGATCGCCAAAGTGACGGTTCGCCGTTTGCCTCAAATCCAGCACTCATAA
- a CDS encoding dynamin family protein — MGAENKNRVLEELAALERALRGQGDEPLAEKAASLADKGREDALYIAFCGHFSAGKSSLINHLCGARLLPSSPIPTSANIVAIKSGETSEAVLTYRDGREARVSLDEVTRFAKEGETVRSVELRHPIALLGERGVLLDTPGVDSTDDNHRQSTESALHLADIVVYVMDYNHVLSEMNMDFAKRLSGMGKPLILVVNQIDKHREEEVSFEDFQAGVADAFRSWGVKPAACLYTTLKEPDHPWNESHRLRALLAAAVRQGSELALAGLASAAVELAEEGGRAVRGRNEERRGALERLAAAEDEGAAARYEALQAELAARASVRERLADRLKAEAASIAENANLTPATTRDLAHRFLESRQPNFRVGLLFAAAKTEEERRRRLAAFREEFAEHVEARLVWHVRDAVQKAGRELGLADAAVEAAAAAVDIAVTPEWLAGKVRPGAVVSGEYTLNYAKEIAGDVRQEARRAAARAAELLADAAEAMYAQDNRALEEEAEALAEKLSHRRELAALEAQEREARERLLALLPTARALASEGVRLPDASLLPNAPQESGAAPAAAPTAPRSAALDLSQAAASGAAAGGASAGEPAARAAGLDLTAGFAAAAALLEEASRAAAALPALQDAADALLEKAGRLREQRFTAALFGAFSAGKSSFANALLGEPALPVSPNPTTAAINTIQPPTPEWPHGTARVTMKSREAMIDGLRHSLAALGDEPPANADAPALLKRIAALLRTRDDVPPGGKPHLAFLKAASEGWSDAEPTLGTEVRADRDAFRAFVAEERKSAFVERIELYYESALSRQGVTLVDTPGADSVNARHTGVAFNYMKNADAIFFVTYYNHAFSRADRQFLEQLGRVKDAFELDKMFFIVNAADLAASEEELNDVLEHVRSNLLAFGIRHPRLFPVSSLQALQAKLAGDAAAVARSGLAGFEEQFARFARVELSSLAYRAAGAELARAAQLAATALEGAKAGETERQAAMERLSASEAAATEALRAIELDAVRKDAWKEANEQLYYVKQRFQFRFGDWYQASFNPSALREDRGNVKEALAFAWRDLVAYVQTELTNEALAVSLRLERFLNRSLGDAVTRWNDSIKRAAPAYEPPAWEDFPIATPDVGTVWDGESPDAKLLAAHYKSAKQFFEGDGRKALREALERRWQPSVAQAVDALSDRFASWIDEELRRLHPALNERLERAIAQSIRNARASWERPVDPAAAERTWRQLQGLQARFEDASRIRQ, encoded by the coding sequence ATGGGTGCGGAGAACAAAAACCGGGTGCTTGAGGAATTGGCGGCGCTGGAGCGGGCGCTGCGGGGACAAGGCGACGAGCCGCTCGCGGAGAAGGCCGCCTCGCTGGCGGACAAGGGGCGAGAGGATGCGCTGTACATCGCGTTCTGCGGTCATTTCTCGGCGGGGAAATCGAGTTTGATCAACCATTTGTGCGGGGCGCGGCTGCTGCCGTCGAGCCCGATTCCGACGAGCGCCAACATCGTGGCGATCAAAAGCGGCGAGACGTCCGAAGCGGTGCTGACGTACCGGGACGGCCGCGAGGCGCGGGTAAGCTTAGATGAGGTGACCCGTTTCGCCAAAGAAGGGGAAACGGTGCGCTCGGTGGAGCTGCGCCATCCGATTGCGCTGCTCGGCGAACGAGGCGTGCTGCTCGACACGCCGGGCGTCGACTCGACGGACGACAATCATCGGCAGTCGACGGAATCGGCGCTCCATTTGGCCGATATAGTCGTCTACGTTATGGATTACAATCATGTGTTATCCGAGATGAACATGGACTTCGCGAAGCGGCTCTCCGGGATGGGCAAGCCGCTCATCCTCGTCGTCAACCAGATCGACAAGCACCGCGAAGAAGAGGTGTCCTTCGAGGACTTCCAAGCGGGCGTCGCCGACGCGTTCCGTTCGTGGGGCGTCAAGCCGGCGGCATGCTTGTATACGACGTTGAAGGAGCCGGACCATCCGTGGAACGAGTCGCATCGGCTGCGTGCGCTGCTCGCGGCGGCGGTGCGGCAGGGCTCTGAGCTGGCGCTTGCGGGACTCGCGTCCGCCGCGGTGGAGCTCGCCGAGGAGGGGGGCCGCGCCGTGCGCGGGCGCAACGAGGAGCGCCGAGGAGCGCTCGAGCGGCTGGCCGCCGCCGAAGACGAAGGCGCGGCGGCGCGATACGAGGCGCTGCAAGCGGAGCTCGCGGCGCGCGCGTCGGTGCGCGAGCGGCTCGCCGACCGGCTGAAAGCGGAGGCGGCGAGCATCGCGGAGAACGCGAACTTGACGCCGGCGACGACGCGCGATTTGGCGCACCGGTTCCTCGAGAGCCGGCAGCCGAACTTCCGCGTCGGGCTGCTGTTCGCGGCGGCCAAGACGGAGGAGGAGCGCCGCCGGCGTCTTGCCGCGTTCCGCGAGGAGTTCGCGGAGCATGTGGAGGCGCGGCTCGTGTGGCATGTGCGCGACGCGGTGCAGAAGGCCGGGCGGGAGCTCGGCCTCGCGGACGCGGCGGTGGAGGCGGCCGCCGCGGCGGTCGACATCGCCGTGACGCCGGAGTGGCTCGCGGGCAAAGTGCGCCCGGGCGCCGTCGTTTCGGGCGAGTATACGCTCAACTACGCTAAGGAGATCGCCGGCGACGTGCGGCAGGAAGCGCGGCGCGCGGCCGCCCGGGCGGCGGAGCTGCTAGCTGACGCGGCCGAAGCGATGTACGCGCAGGACAACCGCGCGCTGGAAGAAGAAGCGGAGGCGCTCGCGGAGAAGCTGTCGCATCGCCGCGAGCTGGCCGCCCTGGAAGCGCAGGAGCGCGAGGCGCGCGAGCGGCTGCTGGCGCTGCTGCCGACGGCGCGGGCGCTCGCGAGCGAAGGCGTGCGGCTGCCGGACGCGAGCCTGCTGCCGAACGCGCCGCAGGAGAGCGGAGCCGCGCCGGCCGCCGCGCCGACCGCGCCGCGGTCCGCGGCGCTCGATTTGTCGCAGGCGGCCGCCAGCGGCGCCGCTGCCGGCGGCGCGTCGGCCGGCGAACCGGCGGCGCGCGCGGCCGGGCTCGACCTGACGGCCGGCTTCGCGGCGGCGGCGGCGCTGCTCGAGGAGGCGAGCCGCGCGGCGGCGGCGCTGCCCGCGCTGCAGGACGCGGCGGACGCGCTGCTCGAGAAGGCGGGGCGCCTCAGAGAGCAGCGGTTTACGGCGGCGCTCTTCGGCGCGTTCAGCGCGGGCAAGTCGTCGTTCGCGAACGCGCTGCTCGGCGAGCCGGCGCTGCCGGTGTCGCCGAACCCGACGACGGCCGCGATCAACACGATTCAGCCGCCGACGCCGGAATGGCCGCACGGCACCGCCCGCGTCACGATGAAGTCGCGCGAGGCGATGATCGACGGGCTGCGCCACTCGCTCGCCGCGCTCGGCGACGAGCCGCCGGCGAACGCGGACGCTCCCGCGCTGCTGAAGCGCATCGCGGCGCTGCTCCGGACGCGCGACGACGTTCCTCCGGGCGGCAAGCCGCATCTCGCGTTCCTGAAGGCCGCCTCGGAGGGCTGGAGCGACGCCGAGCCGACGCTCGGGACGGAGGTGCGCGCCGATCGGGACGCGTTCCGCGCATTTGTCGCCGAAGAGCGCAAGTCGGCGTTCGTCGAACGCATCGAGCTGTACTACGAATCGGCGCTGTCGCGCCAAGGCGTGACGCTCGTCGACACGCCGGGAGCCGACTCGGTCAACGCGCGGCATACCGGCGTCGCGTTCAATTACATGAAGAACGCCGATGCGATCTTCTTCGTAACGTACTATAATCACGCATTCTCCCGCGCCGATCGGCAGTTTCTCGAGCAGCTCGGCCGGGTGAAGGACGCATTCGAGCTCGATAAAATGTTCTTCATCGTCAACGCCGCCGACCTCGCCGCAAGCGAGGAGGAGCTGAACGACGTGCTCGAGCACGTTCGCTCGAACCTGCTCGCGTTCGGCATCCGCCATCCGCGCCTGTTCCCGGTGTCCTCGCTGCAGGCGCTGCAGGCGAAGCTCGCCGGCGACGCCGCGGCGGTCGCCCGCTCCGGCCTCGCCGGCTTCGAGGAGCAGTTCGCCCGCTTCGCGCGCGTCGAGCTGTCGAGCCTCGCGTACCGCGCGGCGGGCGCCGAGCTCGCCCGCGCGGCGCAGCTCGCGGCGACGGCGCTCGAAGGCGCGAAGGCCGGCGAGACGGAACGGCAGGCGGCGATGGAGCGGCTGTCGGCAAGCGAAGCGGCCGCGACGGAGGCGCTGCGGGCGATCGAGCTGGACGCCGTTCGCAAAGACGCGTGGAAGGAAGCGAACGAACAGCTCTATTACGTGAAGCAGCGGTTCCAGTTCCGCTTCGGCGACTGGTACCAAGCGTCCTTCAATCCGTCCGCCTTAAGGGAAGACAGGGGGAACGTGAAAGAGGCGCTCGCCTTCGCCTGGCGGGATCTTGTCGCGTACGTGCAGACCGAGCTGACGAACGAAGCGTTGGCCGTCTCGCTGCGGCTGGAACGCTTTCTTAACCGTTCGCTGGGCGACGCGGTCACCCGGTGGAACGACTCGATCAAACGGGCCGCGCCGGCGTACGAACCGCCGGCCTGGGAGGATTTCCCGATCGCGACGCCCGACGTCGGGACGGTGTGGGACGGCGAATCGCCGGACGCGAAGTTGCTCGCCGCGCATTATAAATCCGCGAAGCAATTTTTCGAAGGCGACGGGCGGAAGGCGCTCCGGGAGGCGTTGGAGCGCAGGTGGCAGCCTTCCGTCGCGCAGGCGGTCGATGCGCTGTCCGACCGGTTCGCATCGTGGATCGACGAAGAGCTGCGCAGGCTCCATCCGGCGCTGAACGAGCGCTTGGAACGAGCGATCGCACAGTCGATTCGGAACGCCCGCGCTTCCTGGGAGCGGCCGGTCGATCCGGCGGCGGCGGAGCGGACATGGCGGCAACTGCAGGGGCTGCAAGCCCGATTCGAGGACGCTTCGAGGATCCGGCAGTAA
- a CDS encoding Xaa-Pro peptidase family protein, translating to MHNQRIERLQDKLRTEGLDGFVGTHPVDNFYFTGTMQSGFLVVPADGEAVFFVRRSVTRAKEEGAVRVEPLGSLKTWKDRVGAAMPRLGSGCKLAAAFDTLVVDGFERLRAALPEAEWANGSALVRAVRMTKDEQELDCMRRAARNVDEALREALPKLKAGMREIELLAEIEYALRRRGHLGLMRVRAAGAELVTGIAASGAAVAKPSAFDGPAGGEGLHPAFSKGAGWSTIEAGEPILLDIGCNVDGYVTDQTRTAVIGELPADLAAAYDASEAILREIESMLKPGAVCEELYERSVAMAAEFGLAEHYMGFGQDAVKFVGHGIGLEIDEWPVLARGFRTELAPGMVLAIEPKFTFPGRGVVGIENSYAITEDGFEKLTISPEGLWRIEP from the coding sequence ATGCATAACCAACGAATCGAGCGGCTGCAGGACAAGCTGCGAACGGAGGGGCTGGACGGCTTCGTCGGCACGCACCCGGTCGACAATTTTTATTTTACCGGCACGATGCAAAGCGGATTTCTGGTCGTCCCGGCGGACGGGGAAGCGGTGTTTTTCGTGCGCCGCAGCGTCACGAGGGCGAAAGAGGAGGGCGCGGTGCGCGTGGAGCCGCTCGGGAGCCTCAAGACGTGGAAGGATCGCGTCGGGGCGGCGATGCCGCGTCTCGGATCGGGCTGCAAGCTGGCGGCGGCGTTCGACACGCTCGTCGTCGACGGATTCGAGCGGCTGCGCGCGGCGCTGCCGGAGGCGGAGTGGGCGAACGGCTCCGCGCTCGTGCGCGCGGTGCGCATGACGAAGGACGAGCAGGAGCTCGACTGCATGCGCCGGGCGGCGCGCAACGTCGACGAAGCGCTGCGGGAGGCGCTGCCGAAGCTGAAGGCCGGCATGCGGGAGATCGAGCTGCTCGCCGAGATCGAATATGCGCTGCGCCGCCGCGGGCATCTGGGGCTGATGCGCGTCCGGGCGGCGGGCGCCGAGCTGGTGACCGGCATCGCGGCGAGCGGCGCCGCCGTCGCGAAGCCGTCGGCGTTCGACGGTCCGGCCGGCGGCGAAGGGCTGCATCCCGCGTTCTCGAAGGGTGCAGGCTGGAGCACGATCGAAGCGGGCGAACCGATTCTGCTCGATATCGGGTGCAACGTAGACGGTTATGTCACCGACCAGACGCGGACGGCCGTCATCGGCGAGCTGCCGGCCGATCTCGCGGCCGCGTACGACGCGTCGGAGGCGATTCTTCGCGAGATAGAATCGATGCTGAAGCCGGGCGCGGTATGCGAGGAGTTGTACGAGCGGTCGGTTGCGATGGCGGCTGAATTCGGCCTCGCAGAGCACTATATGGGGTTCGGCCAGGACGCGGTCAAGTTCGTCGGGCACGGCATCGGCCTCGAAATCGACGAGTGGCCGGTGCTCGCGCGCGGCTTCCGAACCGAGCTCGCCCCCGGCATGGTGCTCGCGATCGAGCCGAAATTTACGTTCCCCGGCCGCGGCGTCGTCGGGATCGAGAATTCGTACGCGATCACGGAAGACGGCTTCGAGAAGCTGACGATTTCGCCGGAGGGGCTGTGGCGCATCGAACCTTAA
- a CDS encoding ABC transporter ATP-binding protein, translating into MEVFKQLRSFYWPGKLKYLAMASIGCLAISTALGLVYPYMLKVLVDDVIMLGNYDQVPFVALTVFGVVLVKALFQFLHGFSGGRLGNRVAYNLRKALYEKLQYLSFQYYDKARTGDLMSRLTGDLDGIRQFIGFGFPQFLNLFLMVGFGAAMMTSLNWKLMLITLVTMPFLVFTAFRFESKIHPAFREIRKSMSDLTTAVQENITGVRTVKSFAREAFEVEKFAARNEHFRDNLTGTAFIWARYFPIMEVLANLSIVILLGVGGAMVVNKEMTTGELLAFFSLIWYIIGPLWGLGFHINQYTQSKASGERVLEILNQYVHVKNKPGAADLTDEESKGHIRFDNVTFAYPESAPALIDFSVDAKPGSVIGLLGPTGSGKSTVFQLLLRAYNVKDGRITFDGKDIRDVTLESLRSQIAIVFQETFLFSSTIRNNIAYGQRDVPMDKIIEAAKLAQAHDFIMELPEGYDTIVGERGMGLSGGQKQRIAIARALLENPKVLLLDDATSAVDMETEHVIQQGLKQVMKGRTTFVIAHRISSLRHADEILVLDGGRVVQRGTHEELLAQPGRYRETYDIQYADHPDVAAKRMSERGVAHG; encoded by the coding sequence ATGGAGGTTTTTAAACAGCTACGAAGTTTTTATTGGCCAGGGAAACTAAAGTATCTGGCGATGGCATCGATCGGATGCTTGGCGATTTCAACGGCGCTTGGTCTAGTATATCCCTACATGTTGAAGGTGTTGGTCGACGACGTCATCATGTTGGGGAACTATGACCAGGTGCCGTTCGTCGCATTGACGGTGTTTGGGGTCGTTTTGGTGAAAGCGCTTTTCCAATTTCTGCACGGCTTTTCGGGGGGGCGGCTCGGCAACCGGGTGGCATACAATCTCCGCAAAGCGCTGTATGAAAAACTGCAGTACTTATCGTTCCAATATTACGATAAAGCGCGCACGGGCGATCTGATGTCGAGGCTGACGGGCGATCTGGACGGCATCCGTCAATTTATCGGCTTCGGGTTCCCTCAATTTTTAAACCTGTTCCTCATGGTCGGCTTCGGGGCGGCGATGATGACGTCGCTGAACTGGAAGCTCATGCTCATTACGCTGGTGACGATGCCGTTCCTCGTGTTCACGGCGTTCCGGTTCGAGTCGAAAATTCATCCGGCGTTCCGCGAAATCCGCAAATCGATGTCCGATTTGACGACGGCGGTGCAGGAGAACATCACCGGCGTGCGCACCGTCAAGTCGTTCGCGAGAGAGGCGTTCGAGGTCGAAAAGTTCGCGGCGCGCAACGAACATTTCCGCGACAACTTGACCGGCACGGCGTTCATCTGGGCCCGGTACTTCCCGATCATGGAAGTGCTCGCGAACCTCAGCATCGTCATTCTGCTCGGCGTCGGCGGCGCGATGGTCGTAAATAAGGAAATGACGACGGGCGAGCTGCTCGCGTTCTTCTCGCTCATCTGGTACATCATCGGTCCGCTGTGGGGCCTCGGGTTCCACATCAACCAATATACGCAGTCGAAGGCGTCAGGCGAGCGCGTGCTCGAAATTCTTAACCAGTACGTTCACGTGAAAAATAAACCGGGCGCGGCGGATTTGACCGACGAAGAGTCCAAGGGCCACATCCGCTTCGACAACGTGACGTTCGCGTACCCGGAAAGCGCGCCCGCATTGATCGATTTCTCGGTGGACGCGAAGCCCGGCTCCGTCATCGGCCTGCTCGGCCCGACGGGCTCCGGCAAGTCGACGGTGTTCCAGCTGCTGCTGCGGGCGTATAACGTCAAGGACGGCCGCATCACGTTCGACGGAAAGGACATCCGGGACGTAACGCTGGAGAGCCTGCGGTCGCAAATCGCGATTGTGTTCCAAGAAACGTTCCTGTTCTCGTCCACGATTCGCAACAATATCGCGTACGGGCAGCGGGACGTGCCGATGGACAAAATCATCGAAGCGGCGAAGCTCGCGCAGGCGCACGATTTCATCATGGAGCTGCCCGAAGGCTACGACACGATCGTCGGGGAGCGCGGCATGGGGCTCTCCGGGGGGCAGAAGCAGCGTATTGCCATCGCGCGCGCGCTGCTCGAAAACCCGAAGGTGCTGCTGCTCGACGACGCGACGAGCGCCGTAGATATGGAGACGGAGCACGTGATCCAGCAAGGGCTGAAGCAAGTGATGAAAGGGCGGACGACGTTCGTCATCGCGCACCGAATTTCGTCGCTGCGGCATGCGGACGAAATTCTCGTCCTGGACGGCGGCCGCGTCGTGCAGCGCGGGACGCATGAGGAGCTGCTCGCGCAGCCGGGGCGGTATCGCGAGACGTACGATATTCAATATGCCGATCATCCGGACGTGGCGGCGAAACGGATGTCGGAGCGGGGAGTGGCGCACGGATGA
- a CDS encoding ABC transporter ATP-binding protein, giving the protein MTTNTKAERPGAAASAAAEAKEKERFVYQDDEVMEKPFDWGQFRRLASYIKPYARQLLPVIIVMMVLGTITKLLVPLLIGLAVDEIGPKGDQSMQQLWTYCGAIAALFLVQWGAGYYRIRFTNLIGQRVIFDLRAHLFRHIQKLSFRFFDKRPAGSVLVRITNDVNSLQELFTNGVVNILIDCVQLVGIIIILLALNVKLGLAIMVTVPIMFFLSTSLRKRIRRVWQDVRMKQSRINAHLNESIQGIKVTQAYTQEKENMKFFDRMNTSNRKAWDLASMMNQAFNPLIEVTAGIGTFILFFYGAGLIQSGELTLGLLLAFATYVGNFWEPINRLGQMYSQLLIAMASSERIFEFIDEEPTVAEKREAKTMPPIRGDVSFRDIVFEYEKNRPALRGVSLEAKAGQTIALVGHTGSGKSTFINLLCRFYDPVGGEVRIDGIDIRDVTIQSLRSQIGIVLQDTFIFSGTIRENIRFGKLDATDAEIEEAAKAVGAHEFIVNMPNGYDTQVEERGNVLSMGQRQLISFARALLADPRILILDEATASIDTETEANIQKALKKLLHGRTSFIIAHRLSTIRGADQIVVLDHGRIVEQGNHDELMRVKGEYCGLIEAQYRFLEEVG; this is encoded by the coding sequence ATGACGACGAACACGAAGGCGGAGCGGCCGGGGGCGGCGGCCTCCGCCGCGGCGGAAGCGAAGGAGAAAGAACGATTCGTCTACCAAGACGACGAGGTGATGGAGAAGCCGTTCGACTGGGGCCAATTCAGACGGCTAGCCTCCTATATTAAACCATATGCGCGGCAGCTGCTGCCGGTCATCATCGTCATGATGGTGCTCGGCACGATCACGAAGCTGCTCGTGCCGCTGCTTATCGGGCTCGCGGTCGACGAGATCGGACCGAAAGGCGATCAAAGCATGCAGCAGCTTTGGACGTACTGCGGCGCGATCGCCGCGCTGTTTCTTGTGCAGTGGGGCGCAGGGTACTACCGGATCCGATTCACGAACTTGATCGGGCAGCGGGTCATTTTCGATCTCCGGGCGCATTTGTTCCGGCACATTCAGAAGCTCAGCTTCCGCTTTTTCGATAAGCGGCCCGCCGGCTCGGTGCTCGTGCGCATCACGAACGACGTCAACTCGCTGCAGGAACTGTTTACGAACGGGGTCGTCAACATCCTGATCGACTGCGTGCAGCTGGTGGGCATCATCATCATTTTGCTGGCGCTGAACGTCAAGCTCGGGCTCGCGATCATGGTGACGGTGCCGATCATGTTTTTCCTGTCGACGTCGCTCCGCAAACGGATTCGCCGCGTGTGGCAGGACGTGCGGATGAAGCAGTCGCGCATTAACGCGCATTTGAACGAAAGCATTCAAGGCATCAAGGTGACGCAGGCGTATACGCAAGAGAAAGAGAACATGAAATTCTTCGACCGAATGAACACCTCGAACCGCAAAGCGTGGGACCTCGCGTCGATGATGAACCAGGCGTTCAACCCGCTTATCGAAGTGACCGCCGGCATCGGAACGTTCATTCTGTTCTTCTACGGCGCAGGGCTCATCCAAAGCGGGGAGCTGACGCTCGGTCTGCTGCTTGCGTTCGCGACGTACGTCGGCAACTTCTGGGAACCGATCAACCGGCTCGGCCAGATGTATTCGCAGCTGCTCATCGCGATGGCGTCGTCGGAGCGAATTTTCGAGTTCATCGACGAGGAGCCGACCGTGGCGGAGAAGCGCGAAGCGAAGACGATGCCGCCGATCCGCGGCGACGTCTCGTTCCGCGACATCGTGTTCGAATACGAGAAGAACCGTCCCGCGCTGCGAGGCGTCAGTTTAGAAGCGAAAGCGGGACAAACGATCGCGCTCGTCGGGCACACGGGGTCGGGCAAGAGCACGTTCATCAACCTGCTGTGCCGGTTTTACGATCCGGTCGGCGGCGAAGTGCGCATCGACGGCATCGACATACGCGACGTCACGATTCAAAGTTTGCGTTCGCAGATCGGCATCGTGCTGCAAGATACGTTCATTTTCTCGGGCACGATCCGGGAAAATATCCGCTTCGGCAAGTTGGACGCGACGGACGCGGAAATCGAAGAGGCGGCGAAGGCGGTCGGCGCGCACGAATTCATCGTGAACATGCCGAACGGCTACGATACGCAAGTCGAGGAGCGCGGCAACGTGCTGTCGATGGGGCAGCGCCAGCTGATCTCGTTCGCGCGCGCGCTGCTTGCCGACCCGCGCATCTTAATTTTGGACGAAGCGACGGCGAGCATCGACACGGAAACCGAGGCGAACATCCAAAAGGCGCTCAAGAAGCTGCTGCACGGCCGGACGTCGTTCATTATCGCGCACCGTCTGTCCACCATTCGCGGCGCGGATCAAATCGTCGTGCTCGACCACGGCCGCATCGTGGAGCAGGGCAATCACGACGAGCTGATGCGGGTGAAGGGCGAATACTGCGGCCTTATCGAAGCGCAGTACCGTTTTCTAGAGGAAGTCGGCTGA